A region of the Thermococcus sp. genome:
TAATGGGGAACTTCAGAACGCCGTCCTTCTCCATCGCGCGGAGCCTTATCACCCCTGTCGTCGTCTCCTCGCTCGCGCCCCAGACCCCATCGACGAGCTCCCCCCTCTCCCTCATCAGGGTGCTTATCATATCTGCCCCGTCGTCTATGATGATGTTCGGCCCTATGTCGAGCGCTTTGTGCATGAACTCGTAGTACTGCTCCCTGTCCTCTCCCCTGATGGCGTATACCCTGACGCCTGCCTTGGCCAGTGCAGCGACGACGTCGTCCTGGGTTGAGAGCGGGTTGCTGGCAGCGGCAGAAACCTCGGCACCTGCGGCTTTGAGCGTGAGGAGCAGAAAAGCCGTCTTCATCTCAAGGTGGAGCGTCGTGGCTATCCTGACCCCCTTGAATGGCTTTTTTCCCTCGAAGTCCGCCCTTATGTGCTGAAGGACAGGCATAAAGCGTGAGACCCAGTCTATCTTCTTCTCCCCGCTCGGTGCGAGTGATATGTCTTTAACACAGTAATCCTTCGTGCAGTCCACTTTCATCACCGGTTGACCCTTGGAGCTGACCCTTAAAACCCTTGGGTTACCAATTGTGGATTTCAGACTTCAAAAACTTCCATTCCGGGAAAGGTTTTTAGGTAAAAATGAGTAGAAGGATTGGTGTTCCCATGATAGTGGATCTTTCGGTGCCCCTCTCGGACGATACCCCTGCCTATCCGGACGACCCGCCGGTTAGCGTTAGGCTCTGGGCCGTCATTGACAGGGACGGCTACTACATGAACGTCCTCAAGCTTGGCGAGCACTCAGGGACGCACGTTGATGCACCTGCTCATTTCATCCCCGGGGGAAAGACCGTTGACGAGATGCCTTTGGACAGGTTTGTGGGAAAGGGTATGGTCGTAGATGTCAGGAACGGAAGCGGCCCGGTAAAGCTCGACGAGATTCCGGATTCAGGCTACTTCGATAGAATGGTCCTGTTCCTGACGGGCGGAAGGGAGCTCTCCCCGGAGGTGGCTCTGTTCTTGGTGGCGGAGGGGATTAGAGCAGTTGGCACAGATGCGATGAGCATCGGCGACGATGCCGTCCACAAGATACTACTGTCGGCCGAAGTACCGATTTTCGAGAACCTGACCAACCTCGAAGTTCTTCTGGGTGTGGAGTTCACATTTATGGCATTTCCCCTGAAAATAGAGGGCGGCTCAGGGGGTCCCGTGAGGGCTGTGGCTTTTGTGGAATGAACCAGGTTATATCCCCCAATTCAATGATAACATACCCAATTGGATTAATCAGAACGGTAGGAGGGTCAATTAAACGTAATTAAACGTTTTGAAACCTTTGTTAACAGTTAAAAAATGAGCACTACCCCTCAAAGCTTTTTTATAAACAATCTTTAACACAAATAGACGATTTCGTGAAAAAAGCTTAAATATTGGCTCTTTCATAAAGATTACTGAGGTGGGGGCTCATGATAGGAAAAAGAGTGATGACAATCCTCTTTGGATTGCTGATGGTAGCGACACCAGTAACGTTCAGCAACGTAAGTGCGAGCACGAGCGTGACGGTGATCTTAGCGAGCGACAACGAGGCAGACTGCACCATTGCCGAATATCTGGCGAACGTAACCGGGGCCGTGGTAGTCACGACCACGTGGGGCGTCTATGACCCGAACGTTACGGCGGAGATTATGAGCTACGCCCCGGATGAGGTGATAATAATCGGCGGGCCCGATGCTGTGGTTGAACAGTACGTCAGCGACCTTCAGGAGCTTGGCATAACTGTCGAGCGCTGGGGCGGCCAGAACAGATACGAAACAAACCTCCAGGTGATGGAAAAGGCTATGGAAAAATTTGGCCTGAAATTCAACGAAAGCGTTATCGTGCCGGGCAATGACAGCCTCGCCATAAAGAACGCCCTCAAAGTCGCGGTTCAGAACAGGGCGATGGTGCTCTACGTCAACAAGACAACCAACGTTACAAAGCTCATGGAGAGATTTCAGATACGCGAGGCATTGGCCTTTGGAAGTCCGGCATCCAAGAAGCTCATGGAGCGCGTGAAGGAGCAACTCAGGGGGTGCAACTGTACCGCCAGTGAAGTCCAGCTCAACGTCACGAAGGAAACTGTGCTTCAGCTCATGATTCAGGTTAGGGAACGCGTTAGAACCATCAAGGAGATAGCGAACGAAACCAACTGCACCCAGCTCATGCAGCAGGTGCGCGTCATGGAAATGACGATGGAAAAGGCCAACCAGGCCCTCCAGGCAGGCAACTACACCTACGCGTATCAGCTTATGCTCGAACTTCAGGTAAGGACGCAGTTTGGCCTCAAGGCGGCAAACGGAGAAATGAGGAAAATGCTGGGTAACAGCGAAAAGATGGCGCTTGAAAGGGAAATGATCAAGCTCCAGGCACAGGTATCGGTGATGGAACGGGCTGACATCAACGTTACCGGGATAAACGCCCTCATGGAGCAGCTCAGGGTTGCAATCCAAAACGGTCAGTACGAGCAGGCGAGGGGGCTCATGAACCAGATAAAGGCCATGGTAAGGGAGGCTTACCAGAAAGGAAAGGAAACCATACGGAGCAACCCTCCCGCGAAGTCGTCTAAAGGAAGAAAGCATTGATATCACACGTTGAGCACCACCATCTTATGGGCGGTAAAATCAGGGGTTTGAATCGGCCCCTTTTTGCCGCTCCCTTCTCTTTTTCTTCTGCTCCCTTGTGTATGGATACCTCATTATGTGTCCGCAGTTGAGGCATTTGATCACGACGTGGCCGTTTCTGAGCCTCACCCGGGCATTTCTTCCGGGAACAAGGAGGGAGTGGCATTTCTTGCAGTAGCGCCGCTTCCACTTCCCCGGCATCCTTATCCTCGCCTTCTGCTGAACTGCGAGGGCTATCTCAACGTAGCGGTTGGCTAATTCGGGCTCGTATGGGAAAACACGCTCCGCCAAGGTGAAGAGTATCTCAATCCTTTCCCTGGCAATTCTCCTCTTCTCCCTCTGCTCCCTCTGACGGAGAAACTTTTTCCTGCCCATGCCACCACCTACTTTATCATCCTCAGCCTTCCGGCAAACGGCTCGTACAGGTAGCCCTCACGCAGGAGGCGCTCGATGATTTTCGCCGCATCGCTCCGTTTGAATCCATACCTGATGAGGGCGCTGTGAAATTCCTCCCATGAGACACTGCCGTCGGCAGATGTTGCCTCCAGATCCATGAATATGCTCAGGGCTATGTTGGCTCTCCTATCCCTGCTTATATATCTTTCATACTCCTTAACGGCCTTCATCAGGATGTCAGGCGGTATCTCATTCATCCATGTGTCAAGAATCTCCTGATTTATAACGAGGACGTCGCTTATTATGCTCCTTTTCAGCCCCCCCTCAAACCTGGCCATTGATCCGAGGATGTGGGTGCTTAGGAGGAAGCGCGTGTTGGTCTCGAATACCATGCCGCTCAGCCTCAGTGCATCGAACTTCTCGCCGTATTCCATGCGGTTCTTCATAATCCAGTCCTCAAATCGCTCCCTGAAAATCCTGAGTTCTCTATCCCCCAGGCTCATTGACGCCATTTTTGCCCTCTCTTTGAATATCGTGGCTATAACGTTTGGAATGA
Encoded here:
- a CDS encoding ribonuclease P protein component 4, which encodes MGRKKFLRQREQREKRRIARERIEILFTLAERVFPYEPELANRYVEIALAVQQKARIRMPGKWKRRYCKKCHSLLVPGRNARVRLRNGHVVIKCLNCGHIMRYPYTREQKKKRRERQKGADSNP
- a CDS encoding cell wall-binding repeat-containing protein, which produces MIGKRVMTILFGLLMVATPVTFSNVSASTSVTVILASDNEADCTIAEYLANVTGAVVVTTTWGVYDPNVTAEIMSYAPDEVIIIGGPDAVVEQYVSDLQELGITVERWGGQNRYETNLQVMEKAMEKFGLKFNESVIVPGNDSLAIKNALKVAVQNRAMVLYVNKTTNVTKLMERFQIREALAFGSPASKKLMERVKEQLRGCNCTASEVQLNVTKETVLQLMIQVRERVRTIKEIANETNCTQLMQQVRVMEMTMEKANQALQAGNYTYAYQLMLELQVRTQFGLKAANGEMRKMLGNSEKMALEREMIKLQAQVSVMERADINVTGINALMEQLRVAIQNGQYEQARGLMNQIKAMVREAYQKGKETIRSNPPAKSSKGRKH
- a CDS encoding cyclase family protein; translation: MIVDLSVPLSDDTPAYPDDPPVSVRLWAVIDRDGYYMNVLKLGEHSGTHVDAPAHFIPGGKTVDEMPLDRFVGKGMVVDVRNGSGPVKLDEIPDSGYFDRMVLFLTGGRELSPEVALFLVAEGIRAVGTDAMSIGDDAVHKILLSAEVPIFENLTNLEVLLGVEFTFMAFPLKIEGGSGGPVRAVAFVE